The Primulina huaijiensis isolate GDHJ02 chromosome 10, ASM1229523v2, whole genome shotgun sequence region TCTATCTGACCAtatgtctgaggatgataagcattATTAATCGGAAGTCTTGTACCCatttatttttggaaactagTCCAAAACTTTGATGCGAATTGCGGATCACGATATGAGACTATTACAACTGGAACTCCATGTAGTCTGACTATATTCTCTATATACAAACGAGTCATCTTCTTGTACGAACATGTTCTGTCATATGGAATAAAATGAGCCCATTTAGATAATCTATCGATCATTATCCAAATGGTATCGAAGTGAACCTCTAGGTTGGATACTATAATGAGTACATTGAACTTTTTTAAGGATGGTTGTACGCAATTCAGTAATATCAGGAACAACTAACCTTCCGTTCAAAGGAAGAGAATCATCTGAATGAATTGTGAATCCAAATTGATGTCCTAGAGATACTATCTCATAAGATTTCTGAATTTGATCATCAGTTTTCTGATCTGATATGATAATTTGAATCAATTCTGGTTCAATAGAAATATGAGATACATGAATGTCATTTCCTTGAATCTGAAAAACCAAATCAGAAGTGTAGATATCCTCACTCAActtagaaatatgaaaaatggatAAATTAGCATAAGAAACTTTACGATTCAAAACATCAACATAACATTCACTTTCTTTGACTAGTATTGGATATcacaatcataatatttcaaaagATTCATCCAACGTCCATGTCTTATATTTAGATCTGATtgagaaaatagatatttcaaacttttgtgatccgAATAGATTACAAATTGCTCTCCAAAGAGTTACTACCTCCAGATCTTGAGTGCAAAGACAATAACAACCAATTCTAAGTCATGAACATGTATTTAGATTTGTGTGGTTTCAACTGATGAGAACCATATGCTATAACTcagccatgttgcatcagaacataACCAAAACCTTGATTTGTTGCATCCATTCAAACATTTTCCACACCAAAAATGACATCTCTCTTTAAATCATTTACTATTATCTCACCCATGTGATGCATAGATTATTAAAAtttgcatgaacttttaaaatttgtaagtatgaatatataaataattaattaaaattattgatataatgaatctatttaaatttcatgtaaaatttttttgataCATTTGAGGTCATATTCAAATAAGGATAACAATCACACCGTCAATATTGATTGCgtgaaacattaaaaatattatttattttttgaatattttaaaaaatatttatactaaAATTCTAATAATAATACCGATGTATAAAACAATCAAtataccaaaaattcataatgacatttttcactaaaaatttgaaaagagtaatattatataaaaaatttatagtttatttaatattttagagagcatggataattaaatacatataaGTAACACAAAACCAAAAATTATAATCGAAATTAAACGAAACAATACGATAAATGCAAATATTTAAGAGAATGTTATTTAtactttaattttattaaaatacacNTGTATTATTATTGCTATGCACtgaaataaaagttttttcgtaccgaatttatatatatatactagttactctgcgtacgcgatgcgtgtgtgtacagtcttttttatcattatcgttagactaaagtgaaatttgataaattatagagagactaaattgatatttgaattgttgaaataaaaaaataaaaataaaagtgtgtgttgaaatttaaaaaacaaaaaaaatgtaatattaatatcatataaagatATCTTAAATGgttaatattatgttttcaattttaataaaataaaatagatagaACAGACGTACAAAATTTGTTCCCGCTTTGCACTATATCGCACGAGTTTGCTAAATAGCATTATTTTACGGTTTTTgatagaaaaaggaaaaagaattcCAGATTGAACGGCCATTTTGAAATACAATAATAATCTTTTTAGCACACAGACCTTTCAGCAGGCCTATTATCCCTGCGTGTATATATTCGTACAAGATCGGAGTTCGACGTTTGGAATTTGTGTCGAGGAAAAACAAAACTGAAATCACTTCTCCCTTATTCTTTTTTCTGATttacttgatttgatttggACAATCGATTTCCGTGCAAGTTTTCAGCTTTCGTAATCAAGAGAAAATTGGGGATGCACGTGTTTTTCTTAGTTTATTTGGGGGGGTTTTTATTCTGATTATTGCCTCCTTGATGTTTAATATTATGTCTATTTGATTAATTTGGTTTGGAATATTGGTTCACTTTGTGGGTTTCAATGGCGAAGGACATGGATGCCGGTGAAGTTGTGGTGTCCTCTATCCGGGCTGGGATGAAGAGGGAGTTTGCGATGATGATGAAGGCGCAGTCAGAGATGGGTGGGGAGCTTTCGGTGGCACGAAGGAGGGTGACGAGGTCCCAGAGTACTGGTAGTTCTGGCAAAGATAATGTGGGGAGTTGTTGTAAGAGAATGAAAAAGGAGGATGGTGAAAAATCGGGAAGGAAAGATATGGGGAAGGTGGATGATGAGACAGAGAGTGGTTTGGTGGATGTAGGGATTGATGTGGGAGGCGACTTGAGAAGTTTGGAGTCTGAGCAAGTTGGTGATGGGAGGAATGAGGGATGTGATATGGTGCCTGATTCGAAGGAAGGCAGTGTGGAACCTTTCTGCACCGAATCAGGAGCAGGACATGTCCTGAGTGGTGGGACTGGGACTTCGACCTCCCATCTGTCGAAGTCGAAGAAGGTCCCGACGAAGCTGAGGGATCTTCTTGAAACCGGGTTGTTTGAGGGTCTGCCGGTTTGTTATATTCGTGGTTCGAAGGTAAATTATTTGGCAAACAGTTACTGTTCGAGTTTTGTCACGTAATTGGGTATTCACTAATGCTTTTATTTAGGCACGGGAGCAGCCCGATTCTGAACTTCGAGGGTTTGTTAGGGGTACTGGAATACTGTGTTCTTGTGAAGAATGCAAGGGAGAAAAGGTTAGGGCTCTGAACTCACAAGTTTTTAACTGATTTGACTAGggttttttctaaaaataatttaattttaaaaaattttttcaaaagtaatgtaaaaaaaaaaacatttccaaaactactgcaatccgcgcttaaggagcgcggacgctgctcacGTGGAGCAGCGTCTGCGCTTACTGGTCCAcgtaagcgacggaatattttagcgacataatatatataaaaaccgtctctaaataaaccgtcgctaaaattaaccgtcgctacttttcgcgacggtttattaaaaccgtcgctgtaTCGTCGCTAATTGGTGTGCACATGAATCCACGGATGATATTGAACTTTCATCGGCTTATaattttgcagcgtgcaatatgcGCTACGAAAAGCTATTTTTGTTATAGTGAAgacagagaaaaaaacaaacaagaaattcatcaagactggaatatctcaattgaatgttgttcattttcctcaacatcattctgtggttgaatgtcatgtacaagatgctgcggaccaacattaagcaaatttgtaaaactgtgtatgttcgaccaagacggagtcttaaaatcctgctgaccaaacaaaccaaagtcagccacccctgaatcactgaaaaaactaggttgaatagtagaggttcctgaaataacttattttttgatgagcttattgtctgttttttttctctatcttcactacaacaaaaatggcttttcgcagcgcgcaaattctttTTTCGCAGCGTATATTGCATGCTGCAAAAAACCCGATTTGACTAGTTATATTAGGCCAACTGTTGGGTATTGTTAATGTAGGTTGTGACTCCCAATCAATTTGAATTACATGCCGGGAGTGGAAATAAACGTCCACCCGAGTATATCTATTTGGAGAATGGGAAGAATCTGCAGGATGTACTGAATGCATGCAAAGTTGAACATTCAGACTCGCTGGAAGTGGTGATCAGGAATTTCATTGGCCATGCAGATTTGAGACCGCCTGCTTCTTGTCTCAAATGCAAAGGTAATTCTCTATGATGACTTGGAAATTTCATGAATTGTACGTGATTCATGGTTCAGTATATGACTAGGTCctttttttcatgattttaggATTGATTCATGGTATCAGGGCCAAGAATTCAATGGTTGTGGTGCATGTGTTGGGCCGAAGGAATCTGATTCATGTCCTACACAGACGAGTGAGGCTATGTATAGGTAATGTTAGTTAGCTTAGAAGATTAATCAATGTTTTTATGTTCCTGTGCTGTTTTTTCCTATGCATGCCAGCAATGCTCAAGCATTGCACGTCTTGTGCACGGTATGACGACGTTGCCTGGCCTGCACAAATTTGGACCACAAACTTTACTTGACAGTCAATTGAACGTGCCATTGGAAATTATAAGCATAATATTTAAGACTAATGAGATTTATCATTATGTTTTGGGTAAAACCTTTTCACTTATCAAAGGTTGATATTAATGGGGATGTTTACTGCATAGTTGATAAAATAGTTTGTGTAAATCTTTTGTCCATGTTCTATGGTCTTCCCCTTTTGGCTTGCAAAGAAATAGATACTGTAGTATATTAGAGTTTCTTGGAATAGATTGAACCTTATAAGTGGAAAGCACATAGTTTAACATTTACTCAGGTTTCATTTATGATGCATAAGTTTATTCATGTGACGTACCGTGtcttaaaatactaatactttgatatttgcgaaaaaatttgaaattttcttattaaataatttattataaccataactaataaaataagaTAACAGTCACCATTCATACCATAGTTGTAAAAAGCGCTCGCCTCGCGCTTAGGGCGAGGCGAGGCGCTGTTGATGCGCTTCAAGAGAATCTGAAGCGCATCAGGTTGAGAAAGCCCAGGCCTCACTGCGCTTCAATTCTGTTTGTTGGGCGAGCGCTTGTGCGCTCAAAGAAGCTGCAggcttttatattttttaagccCAGCCCAGGTCCAAAATCCAATTTTAAGCCCAGCccaattgtttaattaaaatctCTAACAAATAAGAACAGCCATGCGCATATTCTCAGCCCCTGCCTCTGCCCAAGTCCAGTCTCCAGCTGCGTCTCTTCTCTGCCGCCGCCGTCGCCTTGGTGTTCTCTTTTCTTTTGCTATTCAAAAATTGGTAAACCCTAAGTTTAggaatttttgtaaaaaattttaaattgtgtttttatttttaataatttaatatgtgatttatatttatatttcagtATTTAATCATGTCAAACACAACGATTCCATCAAATCGAAAGGATATTGCTTGGAATTATGCAACACTTCCGGATCCTAAAAATCCAAATATTGTATGCTGTTGTTTTTGTGCCAAAATAACAAATGGTGGGATTTATCGGCACAAGCTACATTTAGTTGGGGGCAATAGAAATGTGAAAGCTTGTCCGAAGTGTCCGGAGCATGTTAAAGAAGAAATTAAAGAGTTCATGCAAAAAAAGAgtgttttgaaaaatcaaatggaTGATATTCCTCATTTAGATGATATTGTTGATTTGGAAGAAGATGAGGATGACGATGATATTCAAACTAAAATGAAAGGGAAACGACCAATGTCCAGCCCTACGGTGCAGGGTAAAAGGTGTAAACAAGCAGGGCCTATTGATCTTTATTTTGCGAAAGATGTAGAAGAAATTGTCAGACAGAGACGTGCGAAAAATAAAGGCCAGTTTGatgaaaataagaagaaattaAGAGAAGATGCGGTTCAGAAATTTGCTACGTGGATGTATGATGCTGGAATTCCTTTTAATGCTGTTAAATACGATTCTTTGCAACCTTGTATTGATGCTCTTGGGACTTTTGGAGTGGGAATGAAACCTCCATCATATCATGAAGTAAGAGTTAAGTATTTGAAGAAGGCGTTGACAAATACGAACTTGTTTCTCAAATCCCACGAAGAAGATCATGCTAGGTATGGTTGTACAATCATGGCAGATGGGTGGACGGATAAAAAAAGTAGAACtcttataaattttttggtAAATGGTCCTAAAAGAACTGTATTTGTTGAATCGGTGGATGCTTCAAGTTATTCTCACACTGCTGATAAGATGTATGAGTTACTTTATAAATCTGTGAATCGAATTGGAGAACAGAATGTGATTCAGGTTGTAACAGataatgcaagctgcaatgttaaagcaggtaatattttaaattgcaaattgaattaaaaatctgatttttcgatttttaaagtaaatttactTCATTTTTTCAGGTCGTCTTTTGGAAAACAATTTTCCACACTTGTATTGGACTCCATGTGCAGCTCATTGTTTAGATTTGATGCTTGaggaaatattcaaaattcCTAACCTCAAAAAATTGCATGAACGGGCATTGATGGTGAATGGTTATATTTACAATAGACCACAATTGTTGAGCATGTTGAGAGAGTTTACTGGACAGAGAGACATGATAAGAACTGCAAAGACTCGTTTTGCAACCGCTTTTTTGACTTTAAAGCGGTTTCAAGTTCAACAAGCAAATTTGAGAAAGATGTTTACATCTGAAAAGTGGGCAAAAAGTCGATATTCTAAAGAGGCGGCTGGAAAACGTGTAGCAGAAGTGATATTGATGCCTTCTTTTTGGAAAACTACAGTTTTTGCATTAAAAGTTGGCGGCCCATTGCTGAAAGTATTGCGGCTAGTAGACGGTGAAAAAAGGTCCCNNNNNNNNNNNNNNNNNNNNNNNNNNNNNNNNNNNNNNNNNNNNNNNNNNNNNNNNNNNNNNNNNNNNNNNNNNNNNNNNNNNNNNNNNNNNNNNNNNNNNNNNNNNNNNNNNNNNNNNNNNNNNNNNNNNNNNNNNNNNNNNNNNNNCTGATTGGTGGTCTTCTTATGGTGCATCAACACCTGAATTAAAAACATTTGCAATGAAGATTTTGTACCTCACATGCTCTTCTTCAGGTTGTGAACGTAATTGGAGTGTATTTGAACATGTAAGTTAGaagttttttttacatattaaattttatattatggaGTATGAACCTAACTTCTTACTTTCTATTTTTTGGCAGATACattctaaaaaaagaaataggTTGTCTTAACAACGATTGAATGATTTGGTATATATCAAATACAACAGAGCGTTGAGGCGAAGATATGCCATGCGAGATAAGATTGATCTTATTTCTTTGTCAGAAATAGATGATAGTAACGAATGGTTGTTGGGAAAGTTGGATGATAGTGATAACGAGAATGATGATAACGATTTGGTCTTTGAAGATGATGATTTGCGTTGGAGTGATGTAGCACAAGCGGTTGGGGTTGGTGAAAGTGCATATGACTTTCGATCTCGAAATTAATCTACTTCAAAAAAAGCGTCATCATCCACTTCAGTAAAAAAAAAGCAATCTTCAGCTCGAACTAGTCTTGTGGATGAAGTGGATGAAGAAGAGATCAACATTGATGATgaaactgaagaagaagaagataccGATGGATACAAATCAAGTGATGAGGCTGATGACGTAGATTTGGAAGATGAAGATGACGATTAAAATGACATTTGATATTTCATCTATCACATTTAGAaagactttttattttattttgatttttttgataatattttgtttattgtgACGTGACGTAGATTTGGAAGATGAAGATGACGATTATAATGACATTTGATATTTCATCTATCACATTTTCAaagactttttattttattttgatttttttgataatattttgtttattgcGCTTTTTTCCGCACAGCGTGCACTTCGCTTTGCGCTTCGCGCTTGAAGCCCCAAGACACTTGAGCGCTTTTTTGCGCCTCGCGCTTTTGACAACTATGATTCATACTtaaaataaagttaacattaaaactccatcattttaaataccacaaccataaaaattccaatTTAAAACATCcaccataatttgaaaaatctaACATAATGTAAAAAGTCTCAACTTACTAGTCACTAAAAACATTGCAATAAAGTCAGAGTAAATAGTTTTAAATGTGCATATTAAAATCCCGTAAACTACAAGGTCCTCGAGGTTGCACTCCCACTGGCCCGAGCTTGCTCACAGGTcaccacctccagcctcctcatctACACCGTCTgtatcaatcaagtctagtgagtctattgactcagcatgcataaaccgtaaataaaaagtaatacataataaaaatccatgcaatttaaacatagctcgtacatagcataatataagcataaatatgtatcacttgactttcctgcataaacattttcataaaaatcatattttagtgCTCGTCATAGTAATCGTAAATTATTTTGTATAGAGTTATGTTCAATACAAGTGGCCATAACATAAATTCGTTTGATTAAACTAACTACAGTACTGGGCCGACAGGGAttaccacagcccttggactggatgtccactCCCTAACATTATATAATTCATTCGAAGAtgttggagaggtccccggagaAAATGAAGGAGTTCATGCATATTATATATCGAGACGATTTTTAATAACGTTCTAGCATGCATATAATCAAACCCATGTGTTTTCATACATAATTGGTATCAAAATACAGTATATAACATGATCGATGCATAGAAGAAAAGTTTAgacatgcctttgcgttaaaaAAACACGAAATATCGATAACGAATGTGaggaagaacggagaccgaatgGAGATGGTTTGCTGCGATTTATGGCTTCAAAAATGGCTAAATTATTCAGTTAACGTAGTGTGATGATCGCCCAAGGTTGCTGCTAGTAGGAAACCGAAAAAAAATCCAAGCCCTAGCCTTGAAGAATTTCGGCCAAgtgtgtgttttggtgtgtgttCTATGTGAGGGGCGTGAGATGTGTTATATTCTAGGGTTATGACTCTTTTATATATTGCTTAGAATGTTTATTAGGTGTTTAAGTTACTTAATCaggtttttaattaataattaagcccTCCAACTTTCTACAATTTGTATATTTAAGAATCCTAAAAATCCTAAATTCTACCCACAATTAAATACTAgctaatataattaattaaatcataaaaataattattaaaatattgtatttcgAGTGGAAGTATTTAAATtcgttattttttgaaatttgctaGTTTAATGCTTAACATGTTtttatttcactcgataaattaatttagccctaaaatactaaaattcgtaattcatttaaaataccaaattcttggcttaaaataaaaatataactttaaaTTTTACACATCAAACGTCTTCGGTCTACTTTCCCGGTCCGACATCGAACATTCGTCTGAAAACTAAAACTTGAGACAAGCACTAGGTTTACTTGTACTgtttttgggcactacaattTCTATCAGTTTACCTTATTGCATCTAGTTTTCTGTGTTTCTTAATAAACATTATGGTTTGTATTTATTGACGGTGTTAACTTGTTGAGACATTTCAGGGATCCATTATCTGGTGTTTCGTCTCCAGTGGCCTCATGTAGTCAGCTTGAAGTTTCCAGAAGTACTCACATGCCTTCTAAAAGTCAGTCACGATCAAAAACTCAGAAGTTGACACGGAAGTAAGTACTTATCTGTTGTACTTGAGATACATAATATAGTTAGATTCTCTGCTAAATGTGTTCTTTTCCATAAAATTTTTTGTGTCGTATCCCTGATTTTTTTGTTCCAATTTTCAGAGATTTGGGAATGCATAAAGTAGTATTAGCGGATAATGTGCTTGAGGATGGCACAAATTTGTCATATATTGTTCAAGGAGAGGTAAATgcgataaaaaaaactttattcACATCACTCctgtttaaaataaattcttaaaattgCTTATAGATGCATTCAGAATATTTTTGGCGATGATGCTAAAGGTTTCTTCACAAAAAAGCATTTCACCTttattaagttattttattgaGCAGAAAAGGCTGGAGGGCTATAAAGTAAAAGGCGGTATTTTCTGCTTCTGCTGCAAAAAAATGGTAATGTTATACCATAATCTTTATGTATTATCTATGATTATGTTTTCAATAGTGCCCTTCCATTGTATATAATGTACGCCAGTATTGCACAATCATTGCACACCTGCATATTATTATGATAGTTGCTTCTTATATTATTCTCTTACATTCCTGTAAAATACTCGTCTTTGATGACATCCATTTTTTATTCATAGGTGAGCCCTTCACAGTTTGAGGCTCATGCTGGTTTTGCTTCCCGCCGAAAGCCGTGAGTGTTTTTTTGGGCCCCTTCTTTTCATGATTTGCTTTCAAATTTCATCATCTTTTATTAAACATATTCTCATTAATCACATTATTTTATATTGGTTCGAGATGTTTACCGGATTCTGTTCTTATTTTAGCAAGTATAATTTTGCCATATAAACATGGTAGAATCTATATGACCACATCGGAGCATTTTTATTTAAGCTTTCTGAAtgtatttataatttctttttttttttcaaccaattttttttttgcttgccAGTTATGATAACATATTCACGTCTGATGGTGTGTCACTGCACGAGATATCCCTTGGACTGTCTACCCTCCGTAAATCATCTTCCAAGGGAAATGATGATCTGTGCTCTATATGTAAGGAGGGGGGCAAGCTGTTGTGCTGTGACAACTGCCCACGAGCTTTCCACCCTGGTTAGTGAACTTTCTTTTTTGCTCTATCATGGTTGTGCTATTTGTCAACTTTCATGATggattttatgtatttaatttacTTTTCAACATGCTGTGATTCGAAAGATTCATGCCATGCaacatattattattgttttaagaTTTTCTCCTCAGCATAAGAAAGACTGCAAAACTCAATTTAGACCCTCGCGTCTCTTTTTCTGGTTTAAGCTGGATATCAGCATGTGTATGGACAGTCTTTCTTATCATTTCTGCACATGTACGTACCTCACATAACTCACCTGGTTTTACTGCAGAATGTGTTCCACTTTCAAGTATTCCACAAGGAAAATGGTATTGCAAATACTGCGAGAACATGTTCCAAAAGGCAAAGGTCGCTAAGCTCAATGCAAACGCAATTGCAGCTGGAAGAGTGGCTGGTGTTGATCCTTTGGAAGAAATAAAACAGCGCTGCATTCGAATTGTTGGAATACTTGAAGCTGATGTTGGTGGATGTGCACTTTGCAGGTTGTGTTCCGGTTCTTCCTtgtatgttataaattattactaCATGATACTGGAGCTGTTCGGCTCTACTTTTATGCAAGCAAACGAATTGTGCAAGTGGTGTGCAGAATCATTTTTAGGGTGGAAATCAGTACACTTCTGATAAATTCTTGATATAACAATTGGCATCTCCTTTACTGTAAATTTCCTTGGATTATTCTATCACTGGTTTGAGTTTCAATTCTTGTAGGGATCATGATTTTAGTGCAGCAGAATTTAATGACTCTACGGTGATTATTTGTGATCAGGTTATAGGCTCTTCTCATAAACCGAAGCAGATTTTCTAAATTAAAGGAAAATACTAGTGGTTTCTAATTTGACAAACATTCTGATCATTATTTTTTAGTGTGAAAAAGAATACCACGTGGGTTGTCTGAGGGAGAACAAGATTGATGACTTGAAGGTTAGTTGATTCTGTGACAATGCTCATCATTCGTCACTTTTCAGATACAATAAATCCACTTATTGCATTCCTTAGAGAAGAATCTCGACCATGTTTGTTACAGGAATTGCCGGAGAAGGAATGGTTTTGCTGCACTGAATGCCTAACCACAAACTCCACTCTCCAGAAGTTGATTTCAGATGGAGAGCAGATGCTTCCACAACCTGTCCTTGACattgtgaagaagaaatatgAGGAAAAAGGTTTCGGAAATGCCTCCAATCTCGACATAAAATGGAGACTTCTGAGTGGGAAAACAGCATCCGAAGACACCAGGGCATGGCTTTCTGGTGCagtcaatatttttcatgttagtacCTGTCAGAATACCACTTTCACCTCAAGAGACGAATAATTTATGATTATTCAATTATATgcgaaaaatacattttaaaatttcatttacaaaaattattgCAGGACCGATTCGATCCTATCGCTGATTCTAGCACTGGTCCTCGTGATCTTATTCCTGACTTGGTTTATGGGTAAACTAGTATACAATATATTTGCACATGTGCCTTGTTTTGTTATTTGAGCTAATGAAAATAATTGCTGACGATTGTGACAGGAGGCAGTTCAAAGGCCAGGATCTTGGTGGCATGTATTGTGCCATATTGATTGTCAAGTTAGGATTATTCTGATATTTTAGCATATGAATGGTTCTTTCGATTTACTCTCTATCCTGATTCATTGTTTCTATAGCTCGGAGGTGGTTTCTGCCGCGACTTTTCGGGTTTTTGGGCAAGAAGTTGCGTAGCTTCCCCTAGTTGCTACACACAGTGACTCGCAAGGGAAGGTAAGTTTACTCGGTATTGAAGTTACGTCAAGGTTTCCCAGAATCCGAAATTCAAAGCTAAATATTTCGTGATTTGCTTCTTTAACAGGGATATTTTCCGTCACTCTTCTTTTGTGTTGAAACACTGCTCAAATCTCTCAACGTGAAAGATTTGGTGCTACCAGCTGCTGATGAAGCTGAATCACTATGGAAAGAGAGATTTGGGTTCAAAAAACTTGGTGAAAGATTTGGGTTCAAAAAACTTGGTGAAGAACAG contains the following coding sequences:
- the LOC140986613 gene encoding increased DNA methylation 1-like gives rise to the protein MPSKSQSRSKTQKLTRKDLGMHKVVLADNVLEDGTNLSYIVQGEVSPSQFEAHAGFASRRKPYDNIFTSDGVSLHEISLGLSTLRKSSSKGNDDLCSICKEGGKLLCCDNCPRAFHPECVPLSSIPQGKWYCKYCENMFQKAKVAKLNANAIAAGRVAGVDPLEEIKQRCIRIVGILEADVGGCALCRLCSGSSLDHDFSAAEFNDSTVIICDQCEKEYHVGCLRENKIDDLKELPEKEWFCCTECLTTNSTLQKLISDGEQMLPQPVLDIVKKKYEEKGFGNASNLDIKWRLLSGKTASEDTRAWLSGAVNIFHDRFDPIADSSTGPRDLIPDLVYGRQFKGQDLGGMYCAILIVNSEVVSAATFRGYFPSLFFCVETLLKSLNVKDLVLPAADEAESLWKERFGFKKLGERFGFKKLGEEQLDQYTKNYQLLIFQGTSVLHKSISQPS